One segment of Ureibacillus thermophilus DNA contains the following:
- a CDS encoding polysaccharide deacetylase family protein → MKRRRKSRRGAWIDFFLIGSIITLTTIIITISITDQFKFQKPTVSATTTEYPSDISSLIEEKESQFPKIRIISESSVNHFIPYSLEYPKTSFDQVNDQINQYIKDAKQVYTKTLNQKIKESKIKSIGDLTITTEIYEFKDKYYSVVLKKQLSYNKVSYKETFKTIVFNKDNGEIIESNTLFSHNIGHLNLLARYLSSELKKVYGNQVINEKLDEVLSPNWEHFNRFAAANDSIIFYFNQGELALEDAGAAKISVPISFLNPILASDFQSNETSAVTILSPKKKVALTFDDGPHSKVTMQILDTLDKYGAKATFFMLGKQVEKNKNIANEVLNRGHEIGNHTYNHPVLTKQSTSQVIWQVDHTSQIIYDVTGEYPTVFRPPYGASNQTVKSLVDIPVVLWTIDTYDWKYRDSNKILPFVQANLHDGAIILMHDIHQSTADGLDSVLAYLQEQGYECVTVSELLTETN, encoded by the coding sequence ATGAAACGCCGCCGCAAGTCAAGACGTGGTGCATGGATTGACTTTTTCTTGATTGGTTCCATCATCACTTTAACGACAATTATTATTACTATTTCGATTACCGACCAGTTTAAATTTCAGAAACCAACCGTTTCTGCAACAACAACGGAATATCCATCAGATATTTCCTCTCTTATTGAAGAAAAAGAGTCACAATTCCCTAAAATTCGAATCATTTCGGAATCATCCGTTAACCATTTCATACCATATTCTTTAGAATATCCAAAAACTTCTTTTGATCAAGTGAATGATCAAATCAACCAATACATAAAAGACGCAAAACAAGTTTACACAAAAACCTTAAATCAAAAAATTAAAGAGAGCAAAATCAAATCCATTGGCGATTTAACCATTACAACGGAAATCTATGAGTTTAAAGATAAATATTATTCCGTCGTGTTAAAGAAACAATTATCATATAATAAAGTTTCCTATAAAGAAACATTTAAAACCATCGTCTTCAATAAAGATAATGGAGAAATTATTGAATCAAATACTTTATTCAGCCATAATATCGGACATTTGAACTTGCTTGCCCGCTATTTAAGTTCCGAACTTAAGAAAGTTTATGGAAATCAGGTAATTAATGAAAAACTAGATGAAGTTCTATCTCCAAACTGGGAGCATTTCAATCGTTTTGCAGCGGCAAATGACTCGATTATATTTTATTTTAACCAAGGAGAACTTGCTCTAGAAGATGCTGGTGCTGCAAAAATCAGTGTTCCTATTTCTTTCTTGAATCCGATTCTTGCATCCGATTTCCAAAGCAATGAAACAAGCGCCGTAACCATTCTTTCACCGAAAAAGAAAGTCGCTTTGACTTTTGATGATGGTCCTCATTCTAAAGTGACAATGCAAATATTAGATACTTTAGATAAGTACGGTGCAAAGGCTACATTCTTCATGCTTGGAAAACAAGTAGAAAAAAATAAAAACATTGCAAATGAAGTGTTAAATCGCGGCCATGAAATTGGCAACCATACATACAACCATCCTGTCTTAACAAAACAATCAACTTCACAAGTTATTTGGCAAGTAGATCACACAAGTCAAATTATTTATGATGTAACAGGAGAATACCCGACTGTGTTTAGACCGCCTTATGGTGCTTCCAATCAAACCGTTAAAAGCCTTGTGGATATTCCAGTAGTTTTATGGACGATTGATACGTACGACTGGAAATACCGTGATTCAAACAAGATATTGCCTTTCGTGCAAGCCAATTTACATGATGGGGCCATTATCTTAATGCACGATATTCACCAGTCCACAGCAGATGGACTTGATAGTGTATTGGCCTATTTGCAAGAGCAAGGCTACGAATGTGTAACCGTAAGCGAATTATTGACAGAAACAAATTAG
- a CDS encoding saccharopine dehydrogenase family protein yields MKVVVLGAGLMGREVARDLNASEKVEKVYLADLDLAVVNEFIQSANLQKTEAVQLNAENEEELREVIAKGDVCVNALFYAFNERVAKAAIDVGVHSVDLGGHIGDITENVLKLDEQAKAKNVTIIPDLGLAPGMINILVGYGASKLDKVKSIQLFVGGIPVKPEPPLNYTRVFSLEGVIDHYTEPAKIIRDGKLVEVESLTGIEPIYFNEFGTLEAFYTSGGTSTLYKTFPNVKTLEYKTVRYKGHAEKFQLMKELGFFDRDNFVEVNGVQVKVRDVVREALKKKLYLGKKQDAVVLRAIIVGEKSGEQVTYEYEMILKRDEDSDVTAMGTVTAGTIASVAIMIGEGTISKRGVFPPETIVPGKEYIEKMNKRGVIIKEISHRSSIVKW; encoded by the coding sequence ATGAAGGTAGTAGTATTAGGTGCAGGATTAATGGGGAGAGAAGTAGCGCGAGATTTAAATGCAAGCGAAAAAGTGGAAAAAGTATATTTGGCAGATTTAGATCTTGCGGTAGTGAATGAATTTATTCAATCAGCAAATTTACAAAAAACAGAAGCCGTTCAATTGAATGCAGAAAATGAAGAGGAATTGCGCGAAGTAATTGCTAAAGGGGATGTATGCGTAAATGCGCTCTTTTATGCATTTAATGAACGAGTAGCGAAAGCGGCCATTGATGTAGGAGTTCATAGCGTTGATTTAGGCGGACATATTGGAGATATTACGGAAAACGTCTTAAAATTGGATGAACAAGCAAAAGCAAAAAATGTAACGATTATTCCGGATTTAGGTTTAGCACCGGGAATGATTAATATTTTAGTAGGATATGGTGCATCGAAGTTGGATAAGGTAAAGTCCATCCAGCTGTTTGTGGGCGGAATTCCAGTAAAACCGGAACCTCCTTTAAATTATACAAGGGTGTTTTCTTTAGAAGGGGTAATTGATCATTATACGGAGCCTGCAAAAATTATCCGTGACGGCAAACTGGTGGAAGTAGAGTCGCTTACAGGAATAGAGCCAATTTACTTTAACGAATTCGGCACATTGGAAGCATTCTATACATCTGGAGGAACTTCTACCCTATATAAAACTTTTCCGAATGTAAAAACACTGGAATATAAAACAGTCCGTTATAAAGGCCATGCAGAAAAATTCCAGCTTATGAAGGAACTAGGCTTCTTTGACCGAGATAATTTTGTAGAGGTAAACGGCGTTCAAGTAAAAGTGCGGGATGTTGTTCGAGAAGCGTTGAAGAAAAAATTATATTTAGGAAAAAAACAAGATGCCGTTGTGCTTCGAGCTATCATCGTCGGCGAAAAATCTGGCGAACAAGTGACTTATGAATATGAAATGATTTTAAAACGGGATGAAGATTCAGATGTAACAGCCATGGGTACAGTTACAGCAGGTACCATTGCCTCTGTTGCCATTATGATCGGGGAAGGAACGATTTCAAAACGGGGTGTATTCCCGCCAGAAACGATTGTTCCTGGAAAAGAATATATTGAAAAAATGAATAAACGCGGTGTAATAATTAAAGAAATTTCCCATCGTTCATCCATTGTGAAATGGTAG
- a CDS encoding aldehyde dehydrogenase family protein, which produces MNLKNYINGRWMDRDLETAAVINPATGEELAKVPLSTKQEVDEAVRSAKQAQKTWALIPAPKRAEYLYEIGYRLKEKKDALAEILTKEMGKVLEEARGEVQEGIDMAFYMAGEGRRLFGETTPSELPNKFAMSVRSPVGVVGIITPWNFPLAIATWKSFPAIVAGNAVVWKPSVETPLMANELGKIIEEVGLPEGVFNIVFGAGSTVGTALIEHPDVKVISFTGSNETGRKVAELGGRHLKKVSLEMGGKNAVIVMDDADLNLAVEGIIWSAFGTAGQRCTACSRVIVHKDVKNELEEKLVAKTRKLTIGNGLDPNVKVGPVINKAALEKIHHYVQIGKKEGARLLIGGETLTASPYNQGYYFEPTIFTDVKPDMTIAQEEIFGPVLSIIEVSSLEEAIEVNNSVKFGLSSSIYSQDVNKIFQAQRDLDTGIVYVNAGTIGAEIHLPFGGTKGTGNGHRDSGQAALDVFTEWKSIYVDYSGKLQRAQIDTEK; this is translated from the coding sequence ATGAATTTAAAAAACTATATCAATGGTCGATGGATGGATCGGGATTTAGAAACGGCTGCAGTAATTAATCCAGCAACTGGGGAAGAATTGGCAAAAGTTCCTCTTTCAACAAAACAAGAAGTGGATGAAGCGGTGCGTTCAGCAAAACAGGCGCAAAAAACATGGGCACTCATTCCAGCTCCAAAACGGGCTGAATATTTATATGAAATAGGTTATAGATTGAAAGAAAAGAAAGATGCTCTGGCGGAGATTCTTACAAAAGAAATGGGCAAAGTGCTTGAAGAAGCCCGAGGTGAAGTGCAGGAAGGCATCGACATGGCCTTTTATATGGCAGGGGAAGGCAGGCGTTTATTTGGGGAGACAACTCCTTCTGAATTGCCAAATAAATTTGCTATGAGCGTAAGAAGCCCTGTTGGTGTTGTCGGGATTATCACACCCTGGAATTTTCCGCTCGCCATAGCAACGTGGAAATCTTTTCCTGCTATTGTTGCCGGAAATGCGGTCGTATGGAAACCTTCCGTTGAAACTCCGCTAATGGCAAACGAGTTAGGAAAAATTATAGAAGAAGTCGGTTTGCCAGAAGGGGTATTCAACATAGTGTTTGGTGCAGGTTCAACAGTTGGTACGGCGCTTATTGAACACCCTGATGTAAAAGTAATTTCTTTCACAGGTTCCAATGAGACAGGACGCAAAGTGGCGGAACTGGGCGGCCGTCATTTAAAAAAGGTCTCTCTTGAGATGGGAGGAAAAAATGCCGTCATCGTCATGGATGATGCAGATTTAAATTTGGCAGTGGAAGGAATTATTTGGAGCGCCTTTGGAACAGCAGGGCAAAGATGTACTGCTTGCAGCCGGGTAATTGTGCATAAAGATGTGAAAAATGAATTGGAAGAGAAGCTCGTAGCTAAAACTCGAAAGTTAACGATTGGCAACGGACTCGATCCAAATGTGAAAGTGGGGCCTGTGATTAACAAAGCGGCATTAGAAAAAATTCATCATTATGTACAGATTGGCAAAAAGGAAGGAGCGAGGCTGCTCATTGGCGGGGAAACTTTGACAGCGTCGCCCTATAATCAAGGATATTACTTTGAACCAACAATTTTTACAGATGTGAAGCCCGATATGACCATTGCCCAGGAGGAGATTTTTGGACCGGTGCTCAGCATCATCGAAGTCAGCAGCTTGGAAGAAGCCATTGAAGTGAATAATAGTGTGAAGTTTGGTTTATCCAGTTCCATTTATTCACAAGATGTAAATAAAATTTTCCAAGCCCAGCGAGATTTAGATACGGGGATTGTATATGTCAATGCTGGAACAATCGGTGCAGAAATCCATTTGCCATTTGGTGGAACAAAGGGGACTGGTAATGGTCACCGCGATTCCGGCCAAGCCGCATTAGATGTCTTTACCGAATGGAAAAGCATTTATGTGGATTACAGCGGCAAGTTGCAACGGGCTCAAATTGATACAGAAAAATAA
- a CDS encoding TIGR00266 family protein, producing the protein MRNHEIDYKVYGDDMQYVEVELDPNETVIAEAGNLMMMDDGIKMETIFGDGSSKSSGGLMGKLMGAGKRLLTGESLFMTTFTNVGMGKKRVYFAAPYPGKIIPMDLSQLNGKVICQKDAFLAAAKGVSVGIEFQRKISAGFFGGEGFIMQKLEGDGMAFIHAGGAIHKIDLQPGEIIRIDTGCFVAMTSQVDYSIETVGGIKTALFGGEGIFFATLRGPGTVWIQSLPFSRLASRVFAAAPVSQGGGGKDVGEGGIGGLFNLFND; encoded by the coding sequence ATGCGTAATCATGAAATTGACTACAAAGTGTATGGCGATGATATGCAATATGTTGAAGTTGAACTGGATCCGAATGAAACGGTCATCGCAGAAGCAGGAAACTTGATGATGATGGATGACGGCATTAAGATGGAAACGATTTTTGGCGATGGGTCTTCTAAAAGCAGCGGAGGCCTGATGGGAAAATTAATGGGGGCCGGAAAACGTCTTCTAACGGGCGAAAGTTTATTTATGACAACATTCACTAATGTGGGCATGGGCAAAAAACGCGTTTATTTCGCCGCCCCATATCCAGGAAAAATCATTCCAATGGATTTAAGCCAATTAAACGGGAAAGTAATCTGTCAAAAGGATGCCTTTTTAGCTGCAGCAAAAGGAGTTTCTGTTGGCATTGAATTTCAACGGAAAATTTCTGCTGGATTCTTCGGCGGAGAAGGATTTATCATGCAAAAACTTGAAGGCGACGGCATGGCATTTATTCATGCAGGAGGCGCCATTCATAAAATCGATTTGCAGCCAGGTGAAATAATTCGAATAGATACGGGATGCTTTGTTGCTATGACTTCCCAAGTAGATTACAGCATTGAAACAGTCGGCGGCATTAAAACTGCGCTCTTTGGCGGCGAAGGAATTTTCTTTGCTACATTGCGCGGTCCTGGTACGGTATGGATTCAATCATTGCCATTCTCAAGACTTGCTAGCCGCGTATTCGCAGCTGCTCCTGTTTCCCAAGGCGGCGGAGGCAAAGATGTAGGTGAAGGCGGCATCGGTGGTTTATTTAATTTATTTAATGATTAA
- a CDS encoding undecaprenyl-diphosphate phosphatase, translating to MEFIELLKAIILGFVEGMTEFAPVSSTGHMIIVDDLWLKTTEFLGQGSANTFKIVIQLGSILAVVVVMWKRMLSLVGLYKIDGQEYSKRFNLLHVIVGIIPAGVVGVLFEDFIDEHLFTTETVIIGLVIGALWMMMADKMGPKRPTVTSLDKLTYSKAFKIGLVQCLSLWPGFSRSGATIAGGVMMGLDHKTASDFTFIMAVPIMAGASGLSLVKNWDQINPDHFWFYVAGFISAFVFALIAIKFFLKLISRIKLVPFAIYRLVLAAVLIIVLFIM from the coding sequence ATGGAATTTATTGAATTGTTAAAAGCAATCATCCTTGGCTTTGTGGAGGGGATGACGGAATTTGCTCCTGTTTCCTCTACGGGCCATATGATTATCGTGGATGACTTATGGCTAAAGACGACGGAATTTTTAGGACAGGGCTCTGCCAATACATTTAAAATCGTTATTCAGCTCGGTTCGATTTTGGCGGTCGTTGTCGTTATGTGGAAACGGATGTTGAGCCTTGTCGGATTATACAAAATCGACGGACAAGAATATTCAAAGCGTTTTAATTTACTGCATGTCATTGTAGGGATTATTCCGGCTGGTGTGGTCGGTGTGTTGTTTGAGGATTTTATTGATGAACATTTATTCACAACAGAAACGGTGATTATAGGGTTAGTTATCGGAGCCCTTTGGATGATGATGGCCGATAAAATGGGTCCAAAGCGCCCAACGGTTACTTCTTTAGACAAATTAACTTATAGTAAAGCTTTTAAAATCGGTCTAGTACAATGTCTTTCCTTATGGCCAGGGTTTTCCCGTTCCGGTGCGACGATTGCTGGAGGGGTAATGATGGGGCTAGATCATAAAACAGCCTCTGATTTTACGTTTATCATGGCTGTTCCAATTATGGCAGGGGCAAGCGGATTGTCTTTAGTGAAAAACTGGGATCAAATCAATCCTGACCATTTTTGGTTTTACGTGGCTGGATTTATCAGCGCCTTTGTCTTTGCCTTAATTGCCATTAAATTCTTCTTAAAATTAATTTCCCGCATCAAATTAGTGCCGTTTGCGATTTATCGTTTAGTGCTAGCAGCCGTTTTAATCATTGTGTTATTTATCATGTAA
- a CDS encoding fructosamine kinase family protein gives MLLIPIIEKGLQQISPGEKIVKIHSVSGGDINQAFYVKTNEQEYFVKLNRQMCLGFFQFEERGLKMIQATNTIDVPNVIGCLEVDGIPMLWLEWIEGKRTHKTDELLGERLAAMHLAEAKGYGFEGESYIGRLPQQNRLMEDWVDYYRDVRLGGQWKRGKASGAIGQAREKRLVKLMERLDEWIPRNPKSCLLHGDLWGGNWMVGPGGVPYLIDPAVLFGDHEMELAFTELFGGFSRNFYEAYQSVFPLSPEYEERKELYQLYYLLVHLNLFGESYGPSVDRILRKYVG, from the coding sequence ATGCTATTGATTCCAATTATTGAAAAAGGATTGCAGCAGATTTCGCCTGGGGAAAAAATAGTGAAAATTCATTCAGTTTCTGGCGGGGATATCAATCAAGCCTTTTATGTGAAGACCAATGAACAAGAGTATTTTGTTAAGCTGAACCGTCAAATGTGCCTCGGCTTTTTTCAGTTTGAAGAACGAGGGCTTAAAATGATTCAAGCAACCAATACGATTGATGTGCCAAATGTGATAGGATGCTTGGAAGTGGACGGAATTCCAATGCTTTGGTTGGAATGGATTGAAGGGAAGCGGACTCATAAGACAGACGAATTATTAGGTGAACGTCTTGCCGCTATGCATCTAGCCGAAGCAAAAGGATATGGATTCGAAGGAGAAAGTTATATCGGAAGGCTGCCACAACAAAACCGTTTAATGGAAGATTGGGTGGATTATTACCGCGATGTGCGTTTAGGCGGCCAATGGAAGCGAGGCAAAGCTTCCGGCGCCATTGGTCAAGCCCGTGAGAAAAGGCTCGTGAAATTGATGGAAAGGCTGGATGAATGGATACCAAGAAATCCAAAGTCTTGTTTATTGCACGGAGATTTATGGGGCGGAAATTGGATGGTAGGTCCTGGAGGGGTTCCATATTTAATCGATCCAGCTGTACTTTTTGGCGATCATGAAATGGAACTAGCCTTTACGGAACTGTTTGGCGGCTTTTCTCGCAATTTTTATGAAGCCTATCAGTCGGTTTTCCCGCTTTCGCCGGAATACGAAGAGCGAAAAGAGTTGTATCAGCTTTATTATTTATTAGTGCATTTAAATTTGTTTGGGGAATCATATGGCCCATCGGTGGACCGGATATTAAGAAAATATGTAGGATAA
- a CDS encoding nitroreductase family protein → MNEQALTVREAIIGRRSIKKFNGQPVDRADLLQIIDDAVWAPNHQNREPWRLIVACGKELQRLHELLRNTTIPEWRTLPEEEVEKRMQKFTTPGGYVFVVVPEDPRQKERLEDFAAACALIQNMMLLAWDYGIGSCWKTPEFLDNPTFREKLGVKLGERIVGMVQFGYFDELPKGKERKKSDEIVTFFGSHEDENEE, encoded by the coding sequence ATGAATGAACAAGCATTAACGGTAAGAGAAGCCATTATTGGAAGACGGTCGATCAAAAAATTCAACGGTCAGCCAGTGGATCGGGCAGATTTGCTGCAAATAATTGATGATGCAGTATGGGCACCGAACCATCAAAATCGAGAACCTTGGCGGCTGATTGTGGCATGCGGCAAAGAACTGCAGCGACTCCATGAATTGTTGCGCAATACGACAATTCCAGAATGGCGAACATTGCCGGAAGAAGAAGTCGAAAAGCGCATGCAAAAATTTACGACACCAGGAGGATATGTTTTTGTCGTTGTTCCGGAAGACCCGCGCCAAAAAGAACGTTTAGAAGATTTTGCAGCAGCTTGTGCGTTGATTCAAAATATGATGCTGCTTGCGTGGGATTATGGAATTGGTTCATGCTGGAAAACACCAGAATTTTTAGACAATCCGACTTTCCGAGAAAAGTTGGGCGTTAAACTTGGTGAGCGCATTGTCGGCATGGTTCAATTCGGCTATTTTGATGAACTTCCAAAAGGAAAAGAGCGAAAAAAATCCGATGAAATTGTCACATTTTTTGGCTCCCATGAAGATGAAAATGAAGAATAA
- a CDS encoding amidase domain-containing protein, protein MAIAIHYDREAVVQYAKTWWNSFNPNYPVFTVDCTNFVSQALRAGGAPISGYPNRSQGWWITDGWKAGAKDFYYPRETWSYSWAVAHSLRWYLESAKSGLTAKRVYSPSELEPGDVIFYDFQGDGVIDHSVIVTSVYDGVPYVHAHTGPSANRHYDYSDSYAYTPNIQYYFFKINDIFQ, encoded by the coding sequence ATGGCAATAGCGATTCATTATGATCGGGAAGCTGTAGTCCAATATGCGAAGACTTGGTGGAATTCCTTTAATCCGAATTATCCGGTGTTTACAGTAGATTGTACTAATTTCGTTTCCCAGGCTTTACGGGCAGGGGGAGCGCCGATATCAGGCTATCCAAATCGAAGCCAAGGCTGGTGGATTACAGATGGCTGGAAAGCTGGGGCAAAAGATTTTTATTATCCCAGGGAGACATGGAGCTATAGTTGGGCGGTTGCCCATAGTTTGAGATGGTATTTGGAAAGCGCTAAATCAGGGCTTACGGCAAAGCGGGTTTATTCTCCTTCAGAATTGGAGCCGGGAGATGTTATTTTTTACGATTTCCAAGGAGATGGGGTGATCGACCATAGCGTAATTGTCACAAGCGTATATGACGGAGTCCCTTACGTCCACGCCCATACCGGACCAAGCGCCAATCGCCATTATGACTATTCGGATTCCTATGCATATACGCCGAATATTCAATATTATTTCTTTAAAATTAATGATATTTTCCAGTAA